The DNA window GGGCTGGGAGCGTCGGGCAGGTCCGCACCGAGCGCGCGCACGATCTCGTCGACCGAAGCGCGGGCGGGAACCCGGCGGTCGTGCAGGCTCGCCAGCCAGCGGACGGCATGGCCCTGTGCCTGTCGGAGCGCCGCCTCGCGCGCGTCCATACCTCGGACTATGCGGCAGGGCCCACCGCCCCGCAAGCCGCGGGCCGGACCCTCAGGCGGGGGGCAGGCTCTGCTCGGACCAGACGGTCTTGCCCCCCACGGTGTAGCGGCTGCCCCAGCGGTGCGAGAGCTGCGCGACGATGTACAGGCCGCGGCCGCCCTCCTCCGAGTTCCGCGCCCGCCGCATCCTCGGCTGGGTGTTGCTGGAGTCGGAGACCTCGCAGGTCAGGGTGTCCGTCCGGATCAGCCGGAGCCGGACCGGGCCACCGGCGTGGCGGATGGCGTTGGTGACCAGCTCGCTGACGATGAGCTCGGTGCTGAAGGCGAGCTCGTCGAGGTCCCAGGCGGTCAGCTGGTCCAGGACGAGATGGCGGGCGTCGCCCACGACCGCCGGCTCGGTGTCGAGCTGCCACGTCGCGAGGGCGTCGGCGTCCACCACCCGGGTACGGGCCAGCAGCAGGGTGACGTCGTCCCTCAGCCGGCCCGGCGGCATCCCCTCCACGATGTCGTGCCGGGCCTGGCGCAGCGGCCGGCCGAGTACGTCCGCGCGCAGCAGCCGGTCGGCCAGGTCCTGCATGCCCTCGTCGATGTCGCCCTCTCCGCGCTCGATCAGGCCGTCGGTGTACAGGGCGAGGACGCTGCCCGCCGGCAGTTCGCGTTCGACCGGCTCGAAGGGCCAGCCGCCGACCCCCAGGGGCGGGCCCGGGCTCAGGTCCACGTACTCCACGGTCCCGTCCGGGCCGACCACGGCCGGCGGCGGGTGTCCGGCGCTCGCCATGACGCAGTGCCGGGTGACCGGGTCGTAGACGGCGTACAGGCAGGTGGCTCCGACCGGCCCGCCGGGCACGGGCGGGCCCGCGTCACCGTCCTCCGAGTCGTCGCTCTCGGCCTCGGCGACGACCTGCAGGACCATGTCGTCCACGTGCGCCAGCAGTTCCTCGGGTTCCAGTTCCAGGTCCGCCATCGCGCGTACGGCGCTGCGCAGGCGGCCCATCATGGCCGTGGCGTGCAGGCCGTGGCCGGCGACGTCCCCGACCACCAGGGCGACGCGGGCCGAGGACAGGGGGATGACGTCGAACCAGTCGCCCCCCACGCCGCTGTCGGAGTCGGCGGGCAGGTAGAGGCCGGCGGCTTCCAGCGCGGGCGTTTCCGCGGTGGCCGGCGGCAGCAGGCTGCGCTGCAGGCCCACGGCGGTGCGGCGCTCCTTGGTGTACCGCCGCGCGTTGTCCACGGCGACGGCCGCCCGGGCGGCGATCTCCTCCAGGAGCGCCAGGTCGTCCTCCTCCAGCGGGGCGGTGTCCCCGGTGCGCCAGAGCGTGAGCATGCCGAACCGGATGCCGCGGGCGCACAGCGGCGCCGTCATCGCCGAATGCGCGCCCGGGAGGGCGGCGGCCCACTCCGGGGCCGCGTCGCCGCCGGGCCCCGCGGGCCGCGTGTCGAGGCCGGTGACCAGCTCACCCCGGCACTCCCGCGTCCTGGGCCCCGCCGGCCCGGGCTCGCCCGGCCCGGCCACGCCCGGCCCCGCGACATCCGACCCGGTCGCGGCCGGGCGGGACACGGCCGCGGCGAGAGGATCCGCGAAGTGGGCCGTACCGGTCCCCAGCGCGTCCGCGTCCGCTCCGGCGACGGCCATCCGGACCAGGGGCGCCGCGTGGTGCCCCTCGGCGGGAGGTTCACCGCCGGTCAGGACGGTATCCGCCAGATCCACCGCGGCGCAGTCGCCGAACGAGGGCGCCAGGACCCCGACCAGGTCCTCGACGGTGCGGAGCACCGACAGCGAACCGCCCAGCGCGCCGGTCGCCCGGTAGAGCAGGTCCAGGCGCCCGCGCGAGCGCTCGTGGTCGGTGACGTCGGTGAACACCGTCGCCACGCCCATCGGATGCCCGTCGGGCTCCTGCAGCCGGAACGCCTGGACGGTCACGACCCGGCCGCCCCTCGGGTCGTCCAGGGTGCGCGTGGTGGTGTTGAAGCCGATCAGGGGGTTCCCGCTGCGCAGGACCTCCCGCAGTCGGTCCTCGATGATCCCCGCGTCCTCGGCCCACAGGAAGTCGGCCAGGCGCCGGCCGTTCAGGTCGACGGGCACCCCGGTGTACGGCAGCAGGTGCGTGTTCGTCCGCAGCAGGCGCAGGTCCGCGTCGAAGACGGCCAGGCCCACGCGCCCCTGCAGGAACAGTTCATGGGTGAAGGCGTGGTCCTGCCGCCAGCGGGCGACCAGCTCCAAGGGGGCGCCGAGCACGAGGCAGCGGGCCGCGCCCCCGTGCGGGCCGTGGACCAGCGGGATGACGCGGAAGCCGACCGCCAGTTCCCGTCCCGAGCCGTGCCGCAGCGTGGCCCGGCCCTCCCACCCCTCCCGCTGCCCGCCGCGCCCGCCCTGGGCGAGCACCGCCTCCCAGCTGCCCGGGTCGGCCAGGAGGTCCCGTGCCGGCCGGCCGCACACGTCCGCGGGCCGGCGCTCCAGGAGGGCTTCGGCCGCCGGTGTCCAGGCGGTGATCGTCCCGGCGCCGTCCAGCAGTGCCGCGGCCGTGTTGGTGACAGCGAAGGGATAGTCCTGGTTGCTCTCCATGGCGCGCATGCGTGCCCATCTCGTCCGCCGGTCCCGCTGTCCTCATGCTGGGCGATGTCCGGAACGAGAGCCAGAGGCGCTGCTCCATCCGGTACCGCTTCAGGCGTCAGTCACAGTGTCCCGCGCACCTGCTGTGCGCGCGCACGGGTGCCGGGCGCCTTCCGCCGCCTTGCCGGCCGGGGCGTACTGACGCCCGGGCCGGGGCGTCAGTACGCCCCGGCCTCGAGGGTGCGCAGCACATCGGCGGCGACGCTCACGGCGATGGTCGCGGGTTCCTTGCCGGTGAGGTCGGCCAGTCCGATCGGGGTCTTGATCCGGGCGAGGGCCGCCTCGTCGTGGCCGCCCTCGCCGGCGAGGCGCTTGCGGAACCGCACCCACTTGGCCGCCGACCCGATCAGCCCGATGGAGCCCAGGTGGGTCGTGCGCAGGGCGGCGTCGCAGAGCGCGGCGTCCTCGGCGTGGTCATGGGTCATGATCAGGACGTGGGTGCCGCGCGGCAGCTCCTCCAGCACCTCCTCGGGCAGCAGCGGCGTGTGATGGACGCGCACCTGCGCCACCGCGTCGGCCAGCACGCCGAGCCGCTGCTCGGCGAGGACGTCCGCCCGGGTGTCGATCAGATGGAGGTCGAGGTCCTGACGTGCCAGGACGCGCGCCAGCTCCAGTCCGACGTGCCCCACACCGAAGATCGCCACCGCCGGCACCACCGGCAGCGCTTCGAGCAGCACCGAGACCGTGCCGCCGCAGCACTGCACACCGTGCCGGTTGGCCACCTTGTCGGTCAGGGCGAAATCGATCAGCTCCGGCGGCTCCGGGTTGGCCGCGGCGATCATCTCCCGGGCCCGGTCGATCGCGACGGCCTCGACATTGCCGCCGCCGATCGAGCCCCACGTCTCGGTCCGCCCGACAACGAGTTTCGCGCCGGCGTCGCGCGGGGCGTGGCCGCGCACGGTCGCGACGGTCACCAGCACGCCGGCCTCCCGCCGGGCCCGCAACCGCGCGACCGCCGCGACCCACGTCATGTCAGGCACCGCTCAGCGCTCGCGCCCCGGCGCGGACCTCGCCCGCCCGGGAGGCAGCGCCCTGGCGCGCCGCCTCGATCGCCCAGTACACCGCCTCCGGCGTCGCGGGCGAGGCCAGCTCCACACTGACCCCGCTCGGCCCGAACGCGGCGGCGGCCTGCCGCAGCGCCTCGCGCACCGAGAACGCCAGCATCAGCGGAGGCTCGCCCACCGCCTTCGACCCGTAGACCGCGCCCTCCTCGGTGGCGTTCTCCAGCAGCCTGACGTTGAACTCCTCGGGCATCTCCGAGAAGCTCGGCAGCTTGTAGGTGCTCGCCGCCTGGGTCAGCAGCCGGCCGCGGTCCGGCCCGTCGCCGGAGTCCCACCGCAGGTCCTCGAGCGTCAGCCACCCGGCGCCCTGCACGAAGCCGCCCTCGACCTGGCCGATGTCGATCATCGGGGAGAGGCTGTCGCCGACGTCGTGCACGATGTCCACCCGCCGGATCCGGTACGCGCCGGTGAAGCCGTCCACCTCCACCTCGGCCGCGGCGGCGCCGTAGGAGAAGTACTTGAACGGGGAGCCCTGGAAGGCCTTCGCGTCCCAGTGCAGTCCCTCGGTCCGGTAGAAGCCGGCCGCCGACAGCTGGACCCGCTGGAAGTACGCGGTGCGCACCAGGTCGTCCCAGGCCAGCTCCTCGTCGCCGCCGAGGACGCGCGCGACGCCCTCCACGAGGCGCACGTCCGAGGCGTTCGCCCCGAGCCGGGTGCCGGCCACCTGGAGCAGCCGCTCGCGGATCTGCTCGCAGGCGTTCTTCACCGCGGCGCCGTTGAGGTCCGCCCCGGCACTGGCCGCGGTGGCGGAGGTGTTGGGCACCTTGTCGGTGCGCGTGGGGGCCAGCCGCACCTTGTGCAGCGGAATGCCGAGGGTGGTCGCGGCCACCTGCAGCATCTTCGTGTGCAGGCCCTGCCCCATCTCGGTGCCGCCGTGGTTGATCAGGACGGAGCCGTCCTTGTAGACCAGCACCAGGGCGCCGGCCTGGTTGAAGGCGGTGAGGTTGAACGAGATGCCGAACTTGATCCCGGTGAGCGCGAGCCCCCGCTTGGTGTGCGGGTGCGCGGCGTTGAACGCGGCGATCTCGCGCTTGCGGTCGGCGATGGCGGCGTCGTCCTGGACCTGCTGCCAGACGGTGGCGATCCGTTCGGGGTGGGCGACCGGCTGTCCGTAGGGCGTCGTCTGGCCCTGCCGGTAGAAGTTGCGTGCGCGCAGCTCCATCGGATCCAGGCCGAGCAGCGGTGCGCACCGGCCCATGATGTCCTCGATCACCAGCATGCCCTGCGGTCCGCCGAAGCCGCGGAAGGCGGTGTTGGAGACCTTGTTGGTCCTGGCGATGCGGCCGGCGACACGGGCGTGGGGGATCCAGTAGGTGTTGTCGATGTGGCACAGCGCGCGGGCCACGACCGGCTCGGACAGGTCCAGGCTCCAGCCGCCGTCCGCGGTCAGGGTGGCGTCCAGGGCCTGGATGCGGCCCTCGGTGTCGAAGCCGATCTTCCATGTGGCGTGGAACCCGTGGCGCTTGCCCGACATGGTCAGGTCCTGGGTCCGGTTGAGCCGTACCCGGACCGGCCGGCCGGTCAGCAGGGCGCCGAGCGCGGCGACGGCCGCGAACCCGTGCGGCTGCATCTCCTTGCCGCCGAAGCCGCCGCCCATCCGCAGGCACTGCACGGTCACCTCGTGGCTGTGCAGGCCGAGCACGTGCGCCACGATCTCCTGCGTCTCCGAGGGGTGCTGGGTGCTGCTCTGGACGAACATCTGCCCGTTCTCGTCGACGTGGGCCAGCGCCGCGTGCGTCTCGAGGTAGAAGTGCTCCTGGTCGGCGAACTGGAACTCGCCGGTGAACACGTGTGCGGAGTCGGCGAATCCGGCGTCGACGTCGCCGGCCAGCATCACGGGCCGGGCACCGTGGAAACTGTTCGCCGCCATCGCCTCCCGCAGCGTGACCAGGGACGGCTTCTCGTCGAGTTCCACCTCGACGGCCGCCGCGCCGAGCCGGGCCGCCTCCAGGGTCTCGGCGAGCACCCAGGCGACGGCGTGGCCGTGGAACATGACCTCGTCGGGGAAGAGCGGCTCGTCGTGCTTCATCCCGGCATCGTTGACGCCGGGTACGTCGGCACCCGTCAGTACGCGGACCACGCCGGGCACGGCGAGCGCGGGCCCGGTGCGCAGCGCGGTGATCGTGCCGTGGGCCTTCATGACCTGGACGGGGTGGGCGTGCAGGACGTCCTTGGTGCGGTGGACCAGGTCGTCGGTGTAGAGCGCCGCGCCGGTGACGTGCAGGGACGCGCTCTCGTGCGGCACGGAGACACCGACGGCGGGGTTCTCGGGGCGTGCGGACAGATGGCTCATGACGAGACCGCCTCGGTGGTGTGCGCGTGCAGCTTCAGCAGGCTCTGGCCGAGCATCGCGCAGCGGTAGCCGGCGCTGGCGCGGTGGTCGTCCATCGGCGTGCCCTCGGTCCGCAGGACCAGGGCCGCGGCCTCGACGGTCTGCGCCGCCCACGGCCTGCCCTCCAGGGCGGCCTCGGTGGCCAGGGCGCGGACCGGGGTGGCGGCCACGCCGCCCAGACCGATGCGCGCCGTGCGGACGATCCCGTCCTCGATGTCGAGCGCGAAGGCGACCGCGACGCTGGAGATGTCGTCGAAGCGCCGCTTGGCGATCTTGTGGAAGGCCGCGACCGGCGCCGTCGGCAGCGGGATGCGCACCGCGCGGATCAGCTCGCCGGGACGGCGCACGCTCTGCCGGTAGCCGGTGAAGTAGTCGCGGAGGGGGACCTCGCGCTCTCCGTCGGCGTCGGCGAGCACCACCGATGCCTCCAGCGCGAGCAGGGCGGGCGCGCTGTCACCGATGGGGGAGCCGGTGCCCAGGTTGCCGCCGAGGGTGGCGCCGTTGCGGATCAGCCGCGACGCGAACTGCGGGAACAGCTCGGCCAGCAGCGGGACTTCGCCGTCGAGGCGGCGTTCGATCTCGGTGAGCGTCAGCGCCGCCCCGATCTCGATGTGGTCAGAGGCCATGTGCAGCTCCCGCAGTTCGGGCAGCCGGTCGACGGCGACCACGCAACGCGCCCGGCGGGAACGGATGTTGACCTCCACTCCCCAGTCGGTGGAGCCGGCGACCACCACGGCGTCGGGCCGCTCGCGCAGCAGCCGCAGCGTCTCGGCCAGGGTGCTCCTGCGCAGGAATGCGCTGTCGTCCCGGGTGTACGCGGTGGCGGCCGGCGCGGGCGGGGACTGCTCGCGCCGGCGTGCGAGCGGGTCCTCGTCGGTGGGCGTGCCGACGGCGAACGCGGCATCGCGAATCGGGCGGTACCCGGTGCAGCGGCACAGGTTCCCGCTCAGCGCGTGCAGGTCGAAGCCGTTCGGGCCGTGCTCGGCGTCGGCGCCGTCCGCCGTGCCGGAGTCCGAGTCGGCGTCCGTGTGCGCGCAGCGGTCGGGGCGGTAGTACTCGGCGGCCATGCTGCAGATGAACCCGGGGGTGCAGTAGCCGCATTGGGAACCGCCGCGGACCGCCATCTCCTGCTGCACCGGGTGCAGGGTGGGCGGAGTGCCGGGTTCGCCGGGGGTGGCGAAGCCTTCGGAGGTGACGACCTCCTGGCCGTCGAGCGCCGCGACGGGGACCAGGCAGGCGTTGACCGCCACCCAGTCGGTGGGCTTGTTCACTCCGGGGCGGGCCACCAGGACCGCACAGGCGCCGCATTCACCCTCGGCACAGCCCTCCTTGGTGCCGGTGAGGCCGCGCTCGCGGAGGAAGTCCAGCGTGGTGGTGTGGGGCGCAGCCGGGGAGATCGGTGTTTCTCTTCCGTTGACCGTGATCCTCGCCGCTGCCATTACAGGCCTTCGTTTCGGAGCGTGACGGGTCGGTTCATCATGTTCGCCAATTTTTCAGGCAGCTTTCTGTGTTCAGGCGCGCCACGGGGAAGGAGCGGGCGCAAAACGGCACGCGACAGGGACGTGCCAGGAGAGGGTGGCGGAGAAACGCGGAACGTGCCACGAACGGCACGTCAGAACGGCGGGTCAGCAGCCGTGTGCGATCCGGCCCGGGACCCACACCGTGCAGTGGGCGAGGCGAGCCAGGTCAGAGCAGGTGGACATCTGCTGGTCGCCTCCTTCGGTGGTCGGGGTCGGTGCCACGCAAAGTAGTGGCTGGGGCCACGGCGGTCAAGCGTGGGCGGGGCGGGGCGGCCACGTCGTGGACGCCCCGCCCCGCAGCGCACCGGCCGCCGCCGGGGTGTGGTTCCTAGCTGCAGTTCAGGCTGGAGCGGGCCTCGGTGACGGCGGTTTCGAGCTTCTCGGTGTGCGGCTTCAGCGCGGTCACCGCGTCCCGGCCGGTGGTGTCGCCCGGCAGGGCCTCGTACGCGGTCTTCAGGTCGTCGGCCGCCGTCTTCACGGCGT is part of the Streptomyces subrutilus genome and encodes:
- a CDS encoding SpoIIE family protein phosphatase; protein product: MRAMESNQDYPFAVTNTAAALLDGAGTITAWTPAAEALLERRPADVCGRPARDLLADPGSWEAVLAQGGRGGQREGWEGRATLRHGSGRELAVGFRVIPLVHGPHGGAARCLVLGAPLELVARWRQDHAFTHELFLQGRVGLAVFDADLRLLRTNTHLLPYTGVPVDLNGRRLADFLWAEDAGIIEDRLREVLRSGNPLIGFNTTTRTLDDPRGGRVVTVQAFRLQEPDGHPMGVATVFTDVTDHERSRGRLDLLYRATGALGGSLSVLRTVEDLVGVLAPSFGDCAAVDLADTVLTGGEPPAEGHHAAPLVRMAVAGADADALGTGTAHFADPLAAAVSRPAATGSDVAGPGVAGPGEPGPAGPRTRECRGELVTGLDTRPAGPGGDAAPEWAAALPGAHSAMTAPLCARGIRFGMLTLWRTGDTAPLEEDDLALLEEIAARAAVAVDNARRYTKERRTAVGLQRSLLPPATAETPALEAAGLYLPADSDSGVGGDWFDVIPLSSARVALVVGDVAGHGLHATAMMGRLRSAVRAMADLELEPEELLAHVDDMVLQVVAEAESDDSEDGDAGPPVPGGPVGATCLYAVYDPVTRHCVMASAGHPPPAVVGPDGTVEYVDLSPGPPLGVGGWPFEPVERELPAGSVLALYTDGLIERGEGDIDEGMQDLADRLLRADVLGRPLRQARHDIVEGMPPGRLRDDVTLLLARTRVVDADALATWQLDTEPAVVGDARHLVLDQLTAWDLDELAFSTELIVSELVTNAIRHAGGPVRLRLIRTDTLTCEVSDSSNTQPRMRRARNSEEGGRGLYIVAQLSHRWGSRYTVGGKTVWSEQSLPPA
- the xdhC gene encoding xanthine dehydrogenase accessory protein XdhC: MTWVAAVARLRARREAGVLVTVATVRGHAPRDAGAKLVVGRTETWGSIGGGNVEAVAIDRAREMIAAANPEPPELIDFALTDKVANRHGVQCCGGTVSVLLEALPVVPAVAIFGVGHVGLELARVLARQDLDLHLIDTRADVLAEQRLGVLADAVAQVRVHHTPLLPEEVLEELPRGTHVLIMTHDHAEDAALCDAALRTTHLGSIGLIGSAAKWVRFRKRLAGEGGHDEAALARIKTPIGLADLTGKEPATIAVSVAADVLRTLEAGAY
- the xdhB gene encoding xanthine dehydrogenase molybdopterin binding subunit; this encodes MSHLSARPENPAVGVSVPHESASLHVTGAALYTDDLVHRTKDVLHAHPVQVMKAHGTITALRTGPALAVPGVVRVLTGADVPGVNDAGMKHDEPLFPDEVMFHGHAVAWVLAETLEAARLGAAAVEVELDEKPSLVTLREAMAANSFHGARPVMLAGDVDAGFADSAHVFTGEFQFADQEHFYLETHAALAHVDENGQMFVQSSTQHPSETQEIVAHVLGLHSHEVTVQCLRMGGGFGGKEMQPHGFAAVAALGALLTGRPVRVRLNRTQDLTMSGKRHGFHATWKIGFDTEGRIQALDATLTADGGWSLDLSEPVVARALCHIDNTYWIPHARVAGRIARTNKVSNTAFRGFGGPQGMLVIEDIMGRCAPLLGLDPMELRARNFYRQGQTTPYGQPVAHPERIATVWQQVQDDAAIADRKREIAAFNAAHPHTKRGLALTGIKFGISFNLTAFNQAGALVLVYKDGSVLINHGGTEMGQGLHTKMLQVAATTLGIPLHKVRLAPTRTDKVPNTSATAASAGADLNGAAVKNACEQIRERLLQVAGTRLGANASDVRLVEGVARVLGGDEELAWDDLVRTAYFQRVQLSAAGFYRTEGLHWDAKAFQGSPFKYFSYGAAAAEVEVDGFTGAYRIRRVDIVHDVGDSLSPMIDIGQVEGGFVQGAGWLTLEDLRWDSGDGPDRGRLLTQAASTYKLPSFSEMPEEFNVRLLENATEEGAVYGSKAVGEPPLMLAFSVREALRQAAAAFGPSGVSVELASPATPEAVYWAIEAARQGAASRAGEVRAGARALSGA
- a CDS encoding xanthine dehydrogenase small subunit, with the protein product MAAARITVNGRETPISPAAPHTTTLDFLRERGLTGTKEGCAEGECGACAVLVARPGVNKPTDWVAVNACLVPVAALDGQEVVTSEGFATPGEPGTPPTLHPVQQEMAVRGGSQCGYCTPGFICSMAAEYYRPDRCAHTDADSDSGTADGADAEHGPNGFDLHALSGNLCRCTGYRPIRDAAFAVGTPTDEDPLARRREQSPPAPAATAYTRDDSAFLRRSTLAETLRLLRERPDAVVVAGSTDWGVEVNIRSRRARCVVAVDRLPELRELHMASDHIEIGAALTLTEIERRLDGEVPLLAELFPQFASRLIRNGATLGGNLGTGSPIGDSAPALLALEASVVLADADGEREVPLRDYFTGYRQSVRRPGELIRAVRIPLPTAPVAAFHKIAKRRFDDISSVAVAFALDIEDGIVRTARIGLGGVAATPVRALATEAALEGRPWAAQTVEAAALVLRTEGTPMDDHRASAGYRCAMLGQSLLKLHAHTTEAVSS